One part of the Bacteroidota bacterium genome encodes these proteins:
- a CDS encoding ABC-F family ATP-binding cassette domain-containing protein produces the protein MISVSNVTVGFGGTYLYDGISFLINARDRVGLAGKNGAGKSTLLKILAGQQKPDSGEVGKPNSFTIGYLPQEMHHNLGKTVFDETFTAFDEVKKVENRISEINHQLEVRTDYESDSYMQMLNELNDLHDRLNVLDADGLQGEIEKTLLGLGFERKDFTRLMDEFSGGWRMRVELAKLLLQKPSILLLDEPTNHLDIESIQWLEDFLKGYYGAVVLVSHDKAFLDNITSRTLEISLGKLHDYKANYSKYLILRKERKDTQLAAAKNQQKFIEKTEQLIDKYRAKANKASFAQSLIKKLDKIEVIEVDADDNTSIKFQFPPAPRSGKVVVEAIDVKKQYDAKLIFSNVNYTIERQEKIAFVGRNGEGKSTMSKLIVGEQKYEGTLNLGANVEIGYYAQNQTEILDGNKTVLETLDEIAVGEVRKGVRNILGSFLFSGDDVDKKVKVLSGGEKSRLAMCRLLLQPYNLLVLDEPTNHLDIKSKEVLKNALLKYDGTLIVVSHDRDFLQGLTNKVFEFKNGNVKQYFGDVNEYLQTRKIDTLNDLNTKQKEQAAAKQAQAKVLVDTAPKDDKQKEIKQLQNQLAKSEKNIEQLEAQIKEFDAKLANPNEYQAVLANKEEFAKYDMLKKSLEAEMSQWEEVQKKLDQLT, from the coding sequence ATGATTTCGGTAAGTAATGTTACAGTAGGTTTTGGTGGTACATATTTGTACGATGGTATATCATTTTTAATTAATGCCCGAGATAGAGTTGGTTTGGCAGGCAAGAACGGTGCCGGCAAATCTACTTTGCTTAAAATACTGGCAGGCCAACAAAAGCCCGATTCTGGGGAGGTTGGCAAGCCTAATTCTTTTACCATAGGCTATTTGCCTCAAGAGATGCATCATAATTTAGGCAAAACTGTTTTTGACGAAACGTTTACTGCATTTGATGAAGTAAAGAAAGTAGAAAACAGAATCAGCGAAATTAATCATCAGTTAGAAGTGCGCACCGATTACGAGTCGGATAGTTATATGCAGATGTTAAATGAGCTGAATGATTTACACGATAGATTAAACGTACTGGATGCAGATGGATTGCAGGGAGAGATAGAAAAAACACTTTTGGGGTTAGGTTTTGAACGTAAAGATTTTACTCGATTGATGGATGAGTTTAGCGGTGGGTGGCGTATGCGAGTTGAGTTGGCAAAATTGTTGTTGCAAAAACCTTCTATTTTATTGTTAGATGAGCCAACCAATCATTTGGATATTGAATCAATTCAGTGGCTAGAAGATTTTTTAAAAGGTTATTATGGCGCTGTAGTGCTTGTTTCGCATGATAAAGCATTTTTGGATAATATTACATCGCGAACATTAGAAATATCATTGGGCAAGTTACACGATTACAAAGCTAACTACTCCAAGTATTTGATATTAAGAAAAGAGCGCAAGGACACACAATTGGCAGCAGCCAAAAATCAACAAAAATTTATAGAAAAAACAGAGCAACTTATAGATAAGTATCGAGCAAAGGCTAATAAAGCTTCCTTTGCGCAATCGCTTATAAAAAAGTTAGATAAGATAGAAGTAATTGAAGTGGATGCAGATGATAATACATCCATTAAATTTCAATTTCCGCCCGCACCTCGCTCCGGAAAGGTTGTTGTAGAAGCAATTGATGTAAAAAAACAGTACGATGCTAAATTGATTTTTAGCAATGTTAATTATACGATTGAGCGTCAAGAAAAAATTGCTTTTGTAGGACGTAATGGAGAGGGGAAATCTACCATGTCTAAACTTATTGTAGGCGAACAAAAATATGAAGGCACTTTAAATTTGGGTGCAAATGTAGAGATTGGGTATTATGCACAAAACCAAACAGAGATATTGGATGGAAACAAAACCGTGCTCGAAACCCTTGATGAGATTGCTGTTGGAGAAGTGAGGAAAGGTGTTAGAAATATTTTGGGTTCGTTTTTATTTAGTGGCGATGATGTAGATAAAAAAGTAAAAGTGTTATCGGGTGGAGAAAAGTCTCGTTTAGCAATGTGCCGATTGTTGCTTCAACCCTATAATTTATTGGTGTTGGATGAGCCTACCAATCACTTAGATATAAAATCGAAAGAAGTATTAAAAAATGCTTTGCTCAAATACGATGGTACGCTTATTGTTGTTTCTCACGATAGAGATTTTTTGCAAGGTCTAACAAATAAGGTGTTTGAGTTTAAAAATGGAAATGTAAAACAATATTTTGGCGATGTGAATGAGTATTTGCAAACCAGAAAAATTGATACGCTTAACGATTTAAATACAAAGCAAAAAGAACAAGCTGCCGCAAAACAAGCTCAAGCAAAGGTTTTGGTTGATACTGCACCAAAAGACGATAAGCAAAAAGAAATAAAGCAATTGCAGAATCAATTGGCCAAAAGCGAAAAAAATATTGAGCAGTTAGAGGCTCAAATAAAAGAGTTTGATGCAAAGCTTGCCAACCCTAACGAATATCAAGCAGTTTTAGCCAACAAAGAAGAATTTGCTAAATACGATATGCTGAAAAAATCGCTTGAAGCGGAAATGTCGCAATGGGAAGAGGTTCAAAAAAAATTAGACCAATTAACCTAA
- a CDS encoding SDR family oxidoreductase, translated as MNISLVGIHALVCGSTQGIGKASAIELAKLGAKVTLLARNKEALVQTCKELDTSANQVHDFIVADFSNINGLKTSLEDYINKGNSISILVNNTGGPPAGPIAGAKMDEFLVAFNNHLLCNHLLVQLCIDGMKKNGYGRIINIISTSVKQPLKGLGVSNTIRAAVANWSKTLSLELAPYGITVNNVLPGATRTQRLETIISNKAQKNSESVTAVEQEMLSEIPMSRFAEASEIAAAVAFLASPAASYINGINLPVDGGRTGCL; from the coding sequence ATGAATATAAGTTTAGTTGGGATACATGCTCTTGTTTGTGGCAGTACGCAGGGTATTGGAAAGGCAAGTGCAATAGAGTTGGCCAAATTGGGCGCTAAGGTAACATTGTTGGCACGCAATAAAGAAGCATTGGTGCAGACTTGCAAAGAGCTTGATACAAGTGCCAATCAAGTACACGATTTTATAGTGGCAGATTTTTCCAATATAAATGGGTTGAAAACAAGCCTAGAGGATTATATTAATAAAGGAAATTCCATTTCCATCTTGGTAAACAATACAGGGGGGCCTCCTGCAGGGCCTATCGCAGGCGCAAAAATGGACGAGTTTTTGGTGGCATTTAATAATCATTTATTGTGCAATCACTTGTTAGTTCAATTGTGCATTGATGGCATGAAGAAAAACGGCTACGGTAGAATTATTAATATTATTAGTACTTCGGTAAAGCAGCCGCTAAAAGGGTTAGGTGTGTCGAACACGATAAGAGCCGCAGTAGCCAATTGGAGTAAAACACTTTCTTTAGAATTAGCTCCATACGGAATTACCGTAAATAATGTATTGCCAGGAGCTACACGCACGCAAAGGCTAGAAACAATTATAAGTAATAAAGCTCAAAAAAATAGCGAGTCTGTAACCGCAGTAGAGCAGGAGATGTTGAGCGAAATTCCTATGAGTCGTTTTGCCGAAGCATCTGAAATAGCTGCTGCTGTTGCATTTTTGGCTTCGCCCGCAGCATCGTATATAAATGGAATCAACCTGCCGGTTGATGGGGGTAGAACAGGTTGTTTGTAG
- a CDS encoding TerC family protein, with the protein MHLAQDFSELFTLASLISLITLSLLEIVLGIDNIIFISIVANKLPREQQAKARSVGLMLALVMRIILLFSISWIVGLKEPLFEAFGFEATGRDLILFAGGLFLLVKTTTEIHNKIEGNEESGPKIKKVALNAIITQIVFIDIVFSFDSILTAVGLVSNLLVMILAVIIAMVIMLIFSEKVSDFINNNPTIKMLALAFLLMIGMLLVLDAAHIHVPKEFVYFSMAFSLLVEFLNIRLKRKEERRRNSSNESN; encoded by the coding sequence ATGCATTTAGCACAAGATTTTAGCGAGCTTTTTACACTTGCATCATTAATTAGTTTAATTACCCTCTCTCTATTGGAGATTGTACTTGGTATAGACAATATTATATTTATTTCTATTGTAGCAAACAAGCTGCCTCGCGAACAGCAAGCAAAGGCTAGGTCGGTAGGATTAATGTTGGCTTTGGTTATGCGTATAATATTGTTGTTTAGTATTTCGTGGATAGTAGGCTTAAAAGAACCATTGTTTGAGGCATTTGGATTTGAAGCTACCGGAAGAGATTTAATACTTTTTGCAGGAGGTTTGTTTTTGTTGGTAAAAACAACTACCGAGATTCACAACAAAATTGAAGGAAATGAAGAGAGTGGACCTAAAATTAAAAAGGTAGCATTAAATGCCATCATTACTCAAATTGTATTTATTGATATCGTGTTTTCGTTCGACTCTATTCTAACTGCCGTAGGCTTGGTGTCTAATCTTTTGGTTATGATTTTAGCTGTAATAATTGCAATGGTTATCATGCTTATTTTCTCGGAAAAAGTAAGTGATTTTATAAATAACAATCCTACCATTAAAATGTTAGCACTTGCATTTTTGCTGATGATAGGAATGTTATTGGTGTTGGATGCTGCACATATTCATGTTCCTAAGGAGTTTGTTTATTTTTCCATGGCATTTTCTTTGTTGGTAGAGTTTTTAAATATTCGGTTAAAAAGAAAAGAGGAAAGGCGCAGAAATTCCTCCAATGAGAGTAATTAG